Part of the Hippopotamus amphibius kiboko isolate mHipAmp2 chromosome 7, mHipAmp2.hap2, whole genome shotgun sequence genome, TCccttcacctttctgagcctctggtTCTTCGTCTCTAGGACGGGATGCTACCTTTTCCCGGTGTTTTGGCAGGGATCAAATTGAGATGAGCTCCCGGGAAAGCAATGGGGGAGCCCTAGAGCATGGCAGACATTTATCTCTAAGAGGCTCGGTTCCCCTAGGCTGGTGCTCACAGCTCTGGGGGTTACAACACAAACACTGACTGTCAGAGCTAGAAGAAACCTCAGAAATCATCTGGCCCAGCCCCTTACTTATTATGGACGAGGAAAACGTGGGTTTTGAAACAGACTAACACCAGCCGAGCTCTGTgcaggtgccaggccctgggctaagtgctttacacacgTTAATTCAGCCATCCACAGCACATGCCGGGAGGCGGGTGCCTCCATCACCCCCACTCTGCGGACAAGGAAAGTGAGGCCTAGAGGGGTGAAGTGCTGGCTCAAAGCCACCCAGCTGGGAAGCACCAGAGCGGGGATGGGAATCCAGTCTAACTAGAGCCCAGACTTAACCGCAAGGCCACAGAATGAGGCACTGGTGGAACCAAGATTaggcccaggtctcctgactcccagtccaGTGCTCTCGTAACCATTCTAGGCACTATCTTATCTGCGGGAGGGACTGCTGTCTGAGCCCACAGAGCCCTCCTAGACCAGCTGCAGATCTCAAGGAGGAACGCACAGCTCAAGGCAGACGCACCCTGGGAAATGCTCCCATCTGCCACCGTCCTCCCTGTGGGCACCAGGGCATCCCACGCCCACCCTCCTCGCCGTAGGCTGGCCTTCCTTGCTACACATGGCCTTCTTGGCACAACAGGGGCTAGGAGTTTGCACATACCACCCCTATAGCGCCCACTCCAACCCTCTGTTcaacctgccccccaccctccaggaGTTCAAGTGGGCCAGAGGAGGGGCCTCACCTTTCTTCTTGATCATGGCTTCCAACAtcttatcttcctcttcctccctgaaaTGAGAAAGGGAAGCTGAGTGTCCCACAAGAGGAAGGACCAGATAATCTCTCAGGCCCCCCCAGACTCCAAGTCCACACAGGCTGAGCAAGGGGCGCTGGGATGGCTGGCAgtgaggccccgcccccagggaagccctcccccaGCCACGTCACCTCTGCCGGTCCTCGTCCAGACAGTTGACGATGGCGTTGCGCTGCTCGATGAGGGTCACAAGCTCCTGCATCAGCACCTTCTCTCGGCCCCGGTCCTCCTCTGTCCAGTCCTTTTCTGCCCAAGGAGAAAAACTGGGAGCGTGAGTCCCAGGAAGTGAGGAACCAATGCCTAAGTGCTAAGGGTGGCCGCAGACCAGCCTCACGCTGGACACcctgaggacagggagggggccCGGACGGGTCGGGGTTAAAAATTTCTGGAGAAATGAAGGTTGTCACAGACGAGACCAAGGATACCCATCTGCCTACCAAAAAAACTCTCCAAGGGGGGCTCCAGGAGGGCCGGCACAACACGTGCTCTGAGCACAGAGACCAGCACGCGCCAGGCTCTCCTGCTTACGCTCATGCAGTCGCTCAACGAATGTTCACTAGTGGTTTCTTGGGGGAGGCAGGATTCGGGCTGGGACTGCTGAGAGCCTCCACTGCTGGGCTGGCCCGagtggggcaggggtgaggagaTAACAGGGAACCCCAGGGGTCCTCATGCGGGAGAAGCAATGTGACCCAAAGGGCATACTGGGACATTCATCTCATGCCATGAAGGAGGGCAGACTAGAGGAGTCCCTTGGGGGACAGGGAGCCCTGCCAGGAGGTGTGCCTGATGCCTCGGACAGCTGctgcccctccagcctcctctcgAGAACCTGAGCCATCCCATGGAATCGCCCTCCGAGGCCCCACCTGCACCTTGGTATTCCTCTCACCCAGCTCACAGGCTCCCCGGGGGGCGGATGCCCACACCTGACCTTCCCTCCGCGCCATCTGCCATCACAGGCCTCCTCAACTCGAAGTAAACACCCTGAGACCCCTCAGCCATGCCCCAACCCCCGACCGCCTCTTCTTGCTGAAACTGGAACCGTTAGCCCAGCACAGTTCTGGGGACAACGCAGGTTTCAGAGTCACTGCCCCAGTTCAAATTGTACTCTGCTGCTTCTCAAGTCTGGGGCCTGGGGAAGTTCTGTCCCCGACCTACATGTGGGAAAACTGAAGCCTGGGGAAGAGAAGTCCTTGACCAGTGTCACACAGCAAGGGTGAAGCCAGTGCTTGTTCCCAGGCAGCCTCACGCCCCCTGAGCTACAGCCCTTACAGTGTCTTACAGATGTCCAGCCCCCCTGGGGCCTCATAAACCAGTCTCACCCTCCAAAGGCAACATCTGGGACAGCATGACAAGCCTAGGATGTGCTGCCACCACACAGAGGACTGGAGAAGCAAGgcaaaaaagcccagggccaggctggtCTGGGGTGGAGAGTAGCTGCCCCCAGTCCGGCCACGAGGTGTCACTGCGGCTCCTGCTGAGTGGCAGCCACGCCCCAGCCTCCTGAGGTTTGGGAGTGACTCAGAGATGGCGGTGGAGGGCTGGCACGTTCTGTGACATCCCCAGGGACATGCCTGCCTCTGGGTCTCATTCAGCCTCCCCAGTTCCCCGGTCAATGGAAAAGCAGGGCCACTGTCCCAGCCGGCAGGAGGGGCTGCGTGTGCGGGGACATGCCCGAGCCAAAGACTTGGAAAGAAGCCCAGCTCCACCACCAACGCACAGGACTCAGCCTCTCTGgctctccacttcctcacctgtTAAATGGGAACGATTCCTACCACCTGGGCCAGAGGACGTGGTCAGAAGCGCTGGCTCCGGCCTCTGGACGCTCCACAGTCCTGCCGTCCCTCCCAGCCCACAGCTGCGCTCACCCCGCGTCACGGCCGGACCCCAACTCAGTCACATGGTAACCATCGGCCGTCAGCCCCTCAGAGGACACAGAGCGTTTCCACATCCACCATCTCCTGGTCCTAAGAATGCCCTCCCAGGTGGGGACCTTCATTCCTGTCCTACACAGGAAGCCACTGAGGCTCAGCGGGGCTAAGGAGGCTGCCTGAGGGCACCCAGCAAGCCAGCGGCAGGACGCAGGACTGTGTGACTCCACGCCCAGTGCCTCCCGCTGCCCCTCCACTCTCAGCACAtcccactccctcctcccagaGGCATCCTGAGCCACGCTGTGCAGGGGCCCTgccaccagccctgcccccaccaacaGAGTCCTGCCATGCTCTGGCCTAACGGCCACGTGCCCAGAGCTGCCTCTGGACAGGCACCTGCTCTCCCTCGCTCCTGGAGGCAGCCCTGGGCCCCGGAGCctgacccctccccccaggagCCCACCCACAGCTTCCAGAGGAGGAGGGTACCAAACAGGCCAGTCTGCTCCTGCAGGCCTGTCATCCCAACTCCGCAGATGTCACACCCCCACACTGGCCACACTGTTCCCTCTCCTGTCTTGTCTCGAGCCTATTTACCACCTGCTGCGGCCCAGACAGCACCTCCCACCCCGTCCCCGGCCCTGTTCCCAGACTCTGCCTGTTCACCCCCATCAGGGCCCTGTCTGTCCACCAGGCCCCAGGGTAGATGTCCAGGGTGTGGGTGTGGCCGCCCTCACCTGGCTTGTTGAGAAGGCACCGGAGCTCATACTCCACATCAGCCTGGCGCTGCTCCAGGTTCTGCTGCTTGAAGCTGGAGGGTGGGAATAAGGTGACTGTTAGTTCTGCCCCAGCTGCCTGCCCTGTGCTGTCGCTGATGAGGGAAGAAGGTGAAGAATCTCAGTCCTAAGCTCTACGGATCCTGGGCAGGGGAGCCGGGGGCCGAGGGGAGGGAGGACTCACACATAGATGAGCTCAGACTCCCGCCGGACCAGCAGATGCTTCTCGTGGATAAGCTTGAACCAGTCCACCAGCATGTCATCCTCGCGGCCCTCTAGAAGCCAGATGCCCActcaggccagggctgggggcagtCCCCATCCTCGAAGGGGCCGTGGCAGCTCCTACCCTGGGGGGAGAGGCTCCTCCCACCCGAGTCCCACCCGCCAGGTCCCCCGCAGCTCCCACACCATTCACTCCGCCACGCAGCTTCTCCTCCAGCAGGACCCCACGGTGCTCCAGGGCATCCAGCTGGCGCTCGATGGTGTCCATCTCTCCGTGGATGTCCTCCTCGGGGATGTACTGGTCAGCCTGGACCTGCCCGACAGCGCCCGGTCACCTGAAGGTCAGCCAGCCCTCCCCCTGTCTGCCGCCAGgagctttcctcctctctccagccAGCTCTGACCTCCACAGGCCCAGCGTCCCAGCTCTGTCCCACACCCCAGCGTGGCGAGGTGTGGGTGTAGGGACAGCCAGCACCCCGCCATGTCCCTGCTCCCAGCACCAACGGGCACACCCAGAGGGCAACACAACTTCTGCCTCTCGTGGcaactccctccctctcctctgccacCCCAGAAAAGATATCCCAATGTGAGCAAGTGACCCTAttagagagagaaactgagaacTTGAAGCTGTTTAAGTAGAAGTATGTCACGTGGACGCTTTGATCCTTGGATGATTATTAGTAACAATTTAAATACATCACGCTTTGCTTTTGGTCAGAGCAGCTGATCTGCTCAAAATGCCCCTGGCTGCAAGGTCATAAATCGCCCAGCTGGGCCTCCCAAGCTTGCCCCCTCCAACGTCTGCGGGAAGCTGCCCAGGCAGCTCACCCTGTGGCGGAGTCCCACAGGAAGCCTGCGGCCCAGGCAGCCAGGTATCTGCGGTTCCCAGCAGTACCTTGCGTTTGATGAGCGGGAAGCCGTGTCCTGGGGCAGGCGGTCTCGCTGGCTTGGAGCCCTTGGTGGCCTTCTTTACGGTTGGGGATGCTGTGGGGGATGCCTTCCGGTTAAAAGGATTCTCCTTACAGGAAGACTAAAGGCAGGGAGACATGACAGAAGATAAGTCAGGGAGGGGCAGTAGGACCCTGGCAGCCTGACCACGTGGGACCATGGGAAGCAGGCAGTGGGGGTCAGGCAGAGAATCCCGGAGCACCCAGTCTCTGAGGCacttagtcattcaacaaacacttccACTTCCCAGCGCCTCCCACGTGCAGCTGCCACACTGGATACTTTTCTACATTCCTGTTCAGTTCTCACAACTACTCCACAAAGTGGGTAGTGCCATGCCCATTTAACAGTTGGGTAAActcaagttcagagaggttaactaatTGGGTCAAGGGCACACCCCTCCCAGAAGAGCCCAAGCTGCAGTGAAACTGTTTCAAGCTGGGGCAGCCCTTTGGCACTGGGGCCAGTGGTCAGGACGTGCAGTTTAGGGCAGGACAGAGCTACAGCAGCTCATCCAGGCCTCACAACCACCCTTTCTCCAGCGGGGATTCTGAGGCTCAGCTCCTTACCGAGGGTTGCCCAACCAGGAAGTATAAAAGCACGGAACCCGCCttcagcagagggaggaggaagggagctcCCTCTCTGCACAGGaaagaccccctcccccatcccctgctgCCCCCTTTGCTCTGCATTTTTCTGTCCCTCTGGGGAGATCCctgagctctctgagggcagcaGAGCTGGGCAGGCCTAGCACTGGGACAGGCCCTGCCTGCCACGTGGGCAATGCCAGCATCTTCCAACCACCTGCCCCAGCTCATCAGAAGCACGCACCACTTGAGGCCATGGAGTGCTCCCAACagctgaggggaggagggaggagccctGCTCACCTCACCTGTGCCAGCCTGGGGAAGGAAGTTGCTTTGGGATCTGAAGCAAGGTAAGTGCCAGGTAGGGGCCAGGTGCAGCAGGGAGACAGTCTGGTCCCCACAGGGCAGCACCTGCCCAAGGGCCCTGTCTCCTGCCCCCACTGTCTCGAATTCTCTCCGAATCCTGGGGTTAGGGTAAGGGATGGGGTACCCCAGAAGGAAGTCCCCTTGGggctctgcccccaccctccacaaTCACATCTGGAGGGACCCAGCAGGGCCAAACAGCCCGAAGGCCCCTGAGTCCCTCAAGGGTTCTCAGCCTTTCCTCAGCCACAGAAATCCTTCAAACCAACCTCTCACACACCTCAGGACAGGAAGCAGGTTTAAAGGCAGCTGCCTgtagggggaagggggggagtgTCCAAaatcacctccctcccccacctcccacagcgAGGCACCCTGGGGCTCCTCAGAGCACCCTGAGGGGCGGGGCCttctccaggtcacacagcaggcgGTGAGAGAGCTGGACAGGAGGCGGTTGCCCAGGCCAGGGAAGGTTAAATGGCATTTGAAAGGTGCATAAACGAACAGTCCAGGTTCTTCCCCAGACTTCGCCTCTGTCAGGTCGGCCAGACCGGGACTACAGCAGGCCCGGAGCTACCCTCCACCTGGGGCTAGATGAGTCTTGGGCCCTCAGAGGGCTGCAGAGTGTGGGAGAAAGTGCAGGATCAGACTCTGGTGGCACAAACGGACTCTGGTGGCAGGAGAGGCCCCCTCGTGAACTAGGTGCCTGGAGGAACGTCCCGACCCCTGGATTTTGCATGGCTCCACCAGCCACAAGGTCATCTGGAAAACGGGCTCCCTAGGGTGCGTGCCCAGCAGATCCTCCTCGTGCCTACTCCAGCGCCCAGAGGGGACGGTGCGTGGGGccggcctgggaggggccgtggtgAGGGGAGCCCGCAGCAGGGGCTGTCCACGCCCTGCAGTGGCATACGATAGAAGCACCCAGTAAAGCTGTTTCCTGGGCCCTCTGCCTGTTGAGGGCCAACCCCTTCCCAACTACAAACTCTGCACAAGGCACAGTCATCCCAGTACCCCACCCCCGACCTGGCTGTAAGCACCTGGAGGACAGAGACCACCACAGCCACATCACCTCTGGAACCCGGATCAGCCCGTGCACACAGGAAGGACTCAATGACACCATCTTCCCCATTCTACAGGAGGGGAGACTGAGGACTCTGGAGAAGGAAAATGACCTCAAGAAGGGAGTCATCTCCTCCCCTCTGTGCTCTACCCCAGGTGGCCTTGGAGAACAGTCATCTAGGCCTGTCTCCCTGAGCAGACTGTGAGCCCCTGGAGGGAAAGGACAGGGTCTCAACGCCACCGTGCCAACGTCTGGCACAAATAGGGCCTCAGTGAACGGAAGGATGGACAGAAGGATGTGTGGGTGAATGGTGGCTGGTGGATGCGTCCCAAATGGGCACATGCACGGGCTAGGCAGGTAAATAAGAGCTAGATGCCTCAAGACACGGAGGACCGGGCAGGTGGACAGGTGAATAGATGGACAGGAGGTCTGGCCAATGCATGATAGGATGGAGAGATGGAGCTGTGTCTCAATGAATGGAGTGGTGAGTGGGTAGCTGGGCACAGCCAAGGTCACCCGACAAGTCAGGGCCAGCAACAATGGAAGCCCCTGGACATTCCTGCCCTGAGACCAGGCCCATGGCCACGAGACAGAACAGCAGCCTTTAGCGAGGGTGAAGCACTCACCTTTACCTGGAGTTGTGGGGACGAGGTTCCAGGGGAAGGCGCGGGGCTCTTGCCTCCAACCAGCACAagaggggaggaggcagtgcCACTGCAGGGCTTGGCTGGCGGGGGACCCAGGCTGCCCCTAGTATTGGGGGCAAGGCCAGGGCTGGCTTGAGGCATCCGGTCCACGCTGGGCTGTACCAGTTCCCcagaggaggacagggaggagTTGGCGGAGAGGCTGGCAGAGGTCCCAGGGGTGCCAGGGGCGTGGACGGCAGGCTCTGAGGAGCTCTTGGGCACGACCGGCGGCTCCAGAAGCTCCCCACTGCGGGGCTGGCAGGAGCTCTCGGAGGACAGGCTCTCCACACTGAGGGCTGGCGACGGGGTAGCCGAGGGTGGCTCCGAGTGTGACAGGCGGGAGGCGTGGAGGGCTGCACAAACAAAGGTGCAAGTGGGTGCCGTGCAACAGGGCGCCGtcaggcctcctggcctcaccTAACAAGCTCCACTCTCGACGGAGCTGCAGGTGGCCCTGGAAACCCAAGTCCTCCACGTCCAGAAAAGCAAGAGCCCAGAGGACAGCAAAGGTGTGACAGGACCAAGGTCACTGGCAGATGAACCATCCGAATTCACCCCACGCTCGCTGGGCTCTAGCGTGCACCTCGTGGCACGTCTGTAGCCCTGGTTTCCTTACGGCCCTCACTTCCTCATCCAGCGCGGCTGCAGCCTCCACTTCCCCTCCCGTGTCTGATCTGACCCAAAGCAGAGCCGAATTGGAAAGGCAAAAAAGCCTCGCTTCTGTCTGCCTTCTCGGCCTCTGACCCGAGcacagggggagggagggcagcaggagagggaggggcggGCAGCCCCGGCGGTGGCCGGCTCCGGGCCAGGCACTGCCCCACGCCACTTTCATCCTCGTGTGGTGGCCGGACACCATGCTTCAAAGTATCGTCGGCGCTTTCCAGGTGAGGCAACAGACTCAGAGAGAAGGGCTGGGATTGGACTACCCGCTGTGTCCGACTCAAGAGCTCATCCCGTTGGCGgcatgccccccacccacccaccacctccAATCAGCTGACCCACCACGCTCAGCTGGAGGGCCCCAGGGCGCCAGCAGGGGCTGAAGTGGGGCCTGGACCACCTGAGCACCGGCCTCCAGTCATCTCGAATGTGCTCTCGGCCCCACTGTCTGAGGGGCTCCCACTGAGGTCTTGGAGGAAGCTGGACCCCACTCGTTGTGGAAGGTGACCGTGCACAGGGCCTGAGAAGACTGCAAGATGGTGAGAGGGAGGGCTGGGCATAGCACCTGGCAGCTGGCCCCCCAGGTCCATTTTCctgatggggagactgaggacAGACACAGGGGAGGAATTGCTCGGAGTCACTAGCGCCTGTGTCACACAACCAGGTCGAGCCTGAGGCACCTGCCAGCTAGAGGATAGTGACTAGATGGGCACGACTGGCGTTAACCCTGCCGGGCGCTTTCCAGGAGCCTGACTCTGCTAAGCACGTCAATGGATaacacatttaattctcacaacagcccagTGAGGAGGGTTAGGAAGGGTTAAGAGTATGGTTTctggagcctgggttcaaatcctgcctccacTGCTTAAGCACTCTGAGGCTCTGGACAaatcacttaccctctctgtgccttagtttcctcacctgcaaaatgggataTGATACCCACCTCACAGGTTTGCTCAAGGATTAACTGAGGACCTACGTGACACACCTGGCCTGGAGGGGAGTCTACGGCACCCcttgccctccccgccccccgccctgggCTGACCCAGGTGCCCAACCCCAGAGTCCCGACTGCCTGGAGAGCCCCCAGGAACAGCACTCACCAAGGGGGGATGCGCTGGGTGCTCGGGGGGCGGGGCGCTTCTTTGTCTTGGGGCTGCTCGTGGGGGTGATGCCGTACCAGGGGTGCAGGGACTTGGATGTGGACTCTGGGTGAGTTGGGGCAGGGCCGGTGGCTGGACCGGGCACAGCTAGgggctcttcctcttcctcctcaaagGGGTTGTAGGGCTTGGGCTCCGGGCCAGCTGCCTCTGAGCCCCTCGGGGCCACCTCGTCCACACTCCCATTCTCCGCCTGCCTGCTGTCCTGCCCAAGCGGTGGCCCAGGGCTACTGCtcgggggcaggggggctggcTTCTTCTTTGGCTCTGCCTGCACCAGTGTGATCCATGGGGGGTCTTTCCTGGGGGCTGGTGTCCTGGACGGAGGCGGGAAGAAGCAGAAACCATTAGGAGGCAAGGGGAGCAGCGTCCTCTCCCTGGACAGTCTTGAGTGCATCCCAAAGGGGGTGGATGAGACACTGCacccttctctcccaccccagcccagtgCAGCCAGTCTGGACCCAGAGCTGGAACAGAAAGAGGGgggcctctctcttccccttcctctatCTCTCtccacaccccgccccccgcccctgccctctctcccatGGACCACACAGGGGAAGCACCGTTCCCAAAAAACAGCTTGCAATCGAGGTCCTCGCCTGTGACTCAGGGTCCCAGCGTGGAGGATGTCTGCTGTCGATTCACACAACAGCTCTAGGAGCGAGGCTTAGGCCTCCCTCGTTCCAGAGGCAGTGGAGGCTTGGAGGGATGAAGGAACCCCAGAGGCAGCCGTCTCCACCAGGCACTGCCGTCCACAGGAAAGGGGATCCCAGGGGAGCCACAGGGAAGGGGATGTGGGCGCAGGCTCCTGCCCCCAGAGATGAGCCCCACCCCTTCTTGGGAGGGTGTGCTTGTGGGTCCCATGACCTTGTTACGCGCCCAGACCTCAGGGGtactccccttccccccagcagGGCCCTGAAAGACCCTCGGGGCCAGCATACCTCTCTGACAGCTTGGGTGTCCCTCTGGGCTTAGGGACGGGGGGTTCGTGCAGCTTTCCTagatgggaaaggagagtgagACAGGGCTTCATGGGCAGCTGTGAGCCAGGCAGTAGGGTGGGGCACCCAGGGAGCAGCCCAAGTGCCTGCCTCCCCAAGGAGTGCCCTTCCATGCCACCTGGCAGGTCATGGACTCCGGGTGGCCATGGCAACCTCACCTGCACCCTCGTATCTCCCCAGCCCAGCACTCAGGGAGATTAGATAAACACCAAAGGTGACAGGTAGAGAAGGTCAAAGGGGCAAGGCCAGGACACATGGAGACCCCATCTGCATTTCAGTTAAGAAGGGGGAACCCAAGTGCCCCTCTGACACTTCCCCAAAGTGGACAGCCCCAGGGTCGCCTCCTCCTGCaagcctcccctgcctcccaagTGTCCCCCACGAACCCCACAGTAGCCTCTGCTCCCTCATCTTAACAGACTTCTACATCCCACCACGATCCTCGTGTCTGTCTGCCTCTCCCTCAAGACCGGCAGTGCCTCAAAGGCACAAATAGGTCTGGACAGTATCTCTATCCCCAGCGCCCAGCTCAGGAACGCCTCCACGAGTGTGGAACAGAAGGAGAGCAAACAAGTCCCAGAGGGAGACCCTGGGAgtctccctcccccaggcctgagcctccaCTGATACGAGCTGCCCGGGGAGCTCATGTGGGAAGTTCTGACAATGAGGGGGCGAGGCAGGGGTCTCCACGGTAGTGCAGGCTAGCCTGGGGCCCCAGGGGCCCATCTGACCAGGGACACATCCccacccgcccccagcccctgagcTGTCCCCTGCCAGACATCCAGATGTGGACAAGCACATAGGTTGCGTGTGGCAGGGGAAGTCACCTGAGTGTGGACACAGTCCCAGACACACTCGGGATACAGGCACACGTGGTGTGCACTCGCTACACACCCAGAAACTGAAGCACACAAGACAGACACAGAACACACACCCCAGGCACACAGAATGGGGCAGTCAGGGCCAGGGATCGGTGTCCCCCCGCCCAGCATGGAGAACAGAGTGTGCACAGAGGGGCCTCTGTAACTATTTGCTGCGTGAATTAATAACCTCAGCCCCACGGTCATCCCCAGCACACCCACAGTACACGCAGGCACAGACGGCGTGCCCCACGAATATTCCCGGGCACGTGTACGTGTAAATGCCAGGCACACCCCAGGGAGTGCCCAGCCCCAGCTGGGCCCTTGCTCACCGTTCACCAGGCCGCTGCTGCCTCCCTGCTCCACCAAGTTCTCCTGCTGCAGACTGGACCGGGGCCGGGGCGTGGGGGGCGTCAGGACTGTGCTCTCGGAGGCCTTCCTGGGGGCGGGTGTGGGGCGGCTGGCTAGGGGGCTGGCCAGCTCCTGTGGTCTGCCAGGAACCCGGGGCTTGGTGGGGATCTGGGGTCGGCCCTCGGGGCTGGCCTTGGGCATGTCTGCCTCAGCCCCTGCAGCTGCATTAGCACTGTGGCCACCTCCCTCCACATCCTTGGCTTCTTGTGTAAGTTGCTGCTGCTTTGGCTGTAAGGGGGGTCCGGGCCTGGTCCCCGACCGCCCACCAGGGCCCAGCCTGGCGCAGCGCTCCGCACACACGAAGGTGCCCTCCTCTGGCCCACTCCTGTAGGCTCCGGGGAGCAGGGTGCTGGAGCATCGCCGACACCTGCCAGGGAGaacaggggtgggtgggggggtcaACTTAGCCAGGCAGCCTGGCCCGGGGTGCTGGCTACCCCTCCTCCAGCAGCTGAGGCTgtaccctcccctcctcccaagtTCCAGCTGCGAGCCTGGATTCTATCTCAATACCCAGAACTGCCCAGCGGAAAAGGAAAATGGTAAATGTCAGAATCAtagtaaaacaataaaaccacGTGAAATCAGCAACATAAATTGTGAAACACGCCTTCAGTTTCTACTGCAAGAGGAAGCAAAGGTTTCCCCTCACGAAGGGTGCCGCCGCCACTCACCAGTGGCTCAAGAAATCAactcagtggttttcaaccaaggaggtttttttgttgttttgttataaaatagaataagatACAATATATCAGAATGTACCACACTTGTTTTATGAAACTCTACTTTCAGTTGTGCATCTGTTTATCAAGCTTGATTTTAGGGATGTACGTAGTACAACTGGTCACAGTGTCAAACAGATGTCACCATAAGAAGTTTTTAAAACACTGCCCTGATGGCCAGATGTGACTGTGTTGGTGCAATGGTTCCCTTCCTCGAGATCCTTTCCCCCGTGACACCTCAGTTCTGCAGTCAGGTGCCTGGGGTTCCAAGTCCAGCCACCGCCaccaccgccgccaccaccaacccctcccgccccctccccacacacactctCTAAACCACGACTGAATACACACTATAACTCCCAGTCACTGGTTTCCAGTGACTATTCAATTtgctttgctgattttttttctaacacgTAAAACGTTTTCATACATTCTCTAagccatttatatttttcctgcctcttattccattttctttagaCCTGGCTTCCCCTGGGACCCACACACTGAAAGCAAGTTgttactatgattttttttttaactgctttcttttaggaaaaaacaaaagggaaaaaaaaaggaaggaaaaaaaggaagaaaaaataaaatttaaaaagtgctttCTTTTTTCAACTGCTTTTAAAGGATATTCTGCTCGTTAATCATCATCAGGTACTTAGTCTCTAAGAGCTCTGGCCCCGTTTCTGCCTCTAATTCTTTGACTGACCAAGTCTTCTCCCCTCACTAGGCCTCTGTTtgttcatcagtaaaatggggatacggCAGATGCTCCGGCATGAAGAACCTGGCACGGGGCCTGGCACAGCGTGGTGCTGAATCCCGGGaagctcccctgccccccagggtCCTCCACCACTCACCGGAAGCACTGCCTGTGGTACAGCTTGCCATCGGCCAGGTAACGCTGCACCAGGTGCACATGCTGCTGGCAGGCTGCACACGTGCTGCTGGGGGTCCGGTGGGCGCCCTGCTCCGACAGGCTGCCCGAGGAGCACTCCTCGCCCTGCAGGGAGTGGGGTAGACAGACTGGGGCTGGGGTCGGGGTCACCAGCCATCCTGTTCAAGAACATTCCCCACTGGTGGCCATCCCCCAAGTGTGCACGGTGCTAACACATTCCATCAGAGCCCTgga contains:
- the MICALL1 gene encoding MICAL-like protein 1; translation: MAGPRGALLAWCRRQCEGYRGVDIRDLSSSFRDGLAFCAILHRHRPDLLDFDSLSKDNVFENNRLAFEVAEKELGIPALLDPSDMVSMSVPDCLSIMTYVSQYYNHFASPGQAGVSSPRKDLALSSPPAEAPIPTEPGDRAQGEECSSGSLSEQGAHRTPSSTCAACQQHVHLVQRYLADGKLYHRQCFRCRRCSSTLLPGAYRSGPEEGTFVCAERCARLGPGGRSGTRPGPPLQPKQQQLTQEAKDVEGGGHSANAAAGAEADMPKASPEGRPQIPTKPRVPGRPQELASPLASRPTPAPRKASESTVLTPPTPRPRSSLQQENLVEQGGSSGLVNGKLHEPPVPKPRGTPKLSERTPAPRKDPPWITLVQAEPKKKPAPLPPSSSPGPPLGQDSRQAENGSVDEVAPRGSEAAGPEPKPYNPFEEEEEEPLAVPGPATGPAPTHPESTSKSLHPWYGITPTSSPKTKKRPAPRAPSASPLALHASRLSHSEPPSATPSPALSVESLSSESSCQPRSGELLEPPVVPKSSSEPAVHAPGTPGTSASLSANSSLSSSGELVQPSVDRMPQASPGLAPNTRGSLGPPPAKPCSGTASSPLVLVGGKSPAPSPGTSSPQLQVKSSCKENPFNRKASPTASPTVKKATKGSKPARPPAPGHGFPLIKRKVQADQYIPEEDIHGEMDTIERQLDALEHRGVLLEEKLRGGVNEGREDDMLVDWFKLIHEKHLLVRRESELIYVFKQQNLEQRQADVEYELRCLLNKPEKDWTEEDRGREKVLMQELVTLIEQRNAIVNCLDEDRQREEEEDKMLEAMIKKKEFQKEAEPEGKKKGKFKTMKVLKLLGNKRDTKSKSLGDQS